Proteins found in one Methylobacterium sp. CB376 genomic segment:
- a CDS encoding HpcH/HpaI aldolase family protein yields MDILTNRFKAGLRARRQQVGLWCSLASAISTEIVAGSGFDWLLLDMEHSPNDLRDIYGQLQAMAEGGAAPVVRVPSDDPIAIKRVLDAGAQSLMIPNVDGAAQARAVVAATRYAPEGIRGFSQAPRAARFGRIPDYHARSNGEIAVLVQVESRRALDNLEEIAAVEGVDGLFVGPGDLSASLGHLGQQNHPEVVAEIERTIGRIVATGKAAGILTANEELAARYARAGTTFTAIGSDLGLLARGSEALAARFRAGL; encoded by the coding sequence ATGGACATCCTCACCAACCGCTTCAAGGCCGGGCTGCGCGCGCGCCGCCAGCAGGTCGGCCTCTGGTGCAGCCTCGCGAGCGCGATCTCGACCGAGATCGTGGCGGGCTCGGGCTTCGACTGGCTGCTCCTCGACATGGAGCACTCGCCCAACGACCTGCGCGACATCTACGGCCAGCTCCAGGCCATGGCGGAGGGCGGCGCCGCCCCGGTGGTGCGCGTGCCGAGCGACGACCCGATCGCCATCAAGCGCGTCCTCGACGCGGGCGCGCAGTCGCTGATGATCCCGAACGTCGACGGTGCCGCGCAGGCCCGCGCGGTGGTGGCCGCGACGCGCTACGCCCCGGAGGGCATCCGCGGCTTCTCGCAGGCGCCCCGCGCCGCCCGCTTCGGGCGCATCCCGGACTACCACGCCCGCAGCAACGGCGAGATCGCCGTCCTGGTGCAGGTCGAGTCGCGCCGCGCCCTCGACAACCTGGAGGAGATTGCCGCGGTGGAGGGCGTCGACGGCCTCTTCGTCGGGCCGGGCGACCTCTCCGCCAGCCTCGGCCATCTCGGCCAGCAGAACCACCCCGAGGTGGTGGCCGAGATCGAGCGCACGATCGGGCGCATCGTCGCGACCGGCAAGGCGGCCGGCATCCTCACGGCGAACGAGGAGCTCGCCGCCCGCTACGCCCGCGCCGGCACCACCTTCACCGCCATCGGCTCGGATCTCGGGCTCCTCGCCCGCGGCTCCGAGGCCCTCGCCGCGCGCTTCCGCGCCGGCCTCTGA
- the gudD gene encoding glucarate dehydratase, with amino-acid sequence METAAGPAQGLSRTPTIAAMRVVPVAGRDSMLLNLSGAHGPFFTRNLVVLTDSTGATGLGEVPGGERIRQTLEDARGLVLGQPLGAWNRVLAAMRARFADRDAGGRGLQTFDLRVAIHAVTAVESAFLDLLGQFLGVPVAALLGEGQQRDAVEMLGYLFYVGDRRRTNLAYREPEARDGWLRLRDEEALTPDAVVRLAEAAHERYGFNDFKLKGGVLAGEREIEAVTALAKRFPQARVTLDPNGAWSLEEAIRLCRGRGDVLAYAEDPCGAENGFSGREVMAEFRRATGLPTATNMIATDWRQMVHALQLGAVDIPLADPHFWTLAGAVRVAQTCRDHGLTWGSHSNNHFDVSLAMFTHAAAAAPGKVTAIDTHWIWQDGQRLTREPPEIRGGLVRVPERPGLGVALDWEAVEAAHALYERHGLGARDDAAAMQFLIPGWTFDPKTPCLVR; translated from the coding sequence ATGGAGACCGCCGCCGGCCCCGCGCAGGGCCTCTCGCGCACGCCGACCATCGCCGCCATGCGGGTCGTCCCGGTGGCCGGCCGCGACAGCATGCTGCTCAACCTGTCGGGCGCGCACGGGCCGTTCTTCACCCGCAACCTCGTGGTGCTGACCGACTCGACCGGCGCCACCGGCCTCGGCGAGGTGCCGGGAGGCGAGCGCATCCGGCAGACCCTGGAGGATGCGCGCGGCCTCGTCCTCGGCCAGCCCCTCGGCGCCTGGAACCGCGTGCTCGCCGCCATGCGGGCGCGCTTCGCCGATCGCGACGCGGGGGGGCGGGGTCTCCAGACCTTCGACCTGCGCGTCGCCATCCACGCGGTCACGGCGGTGGAATCCGCCTTCCTCGACCTGCTCGGCCAGTTCCTCGGCGTGCCGGTGGCGGCCCTCCTCGGCGAGGGCCAGCAGCGCGACGCGGTCGAGATGCTGGGCTACCTGTTCTACGTCGGCGACCGCCGCCGCACGAATCTGGCCTACCGGGAGCCCGAGGCGCGCGACGGCTGGCTGCGGCTGCGCGACGAGGAGGCGCTGACGCCCGATGCCGTGGTGCGGCTCGCCGAGGCCGCGCACGAGCGCTACGGCTTCAACGATTTCAAGCTCAAGGGCGGGGTGCTGGCGGGCGAGCGGGAGATCGAGGCGGTGACCGCCCTCGCCAAGCGCTTCCCGCAGGCCCGCGTCACCCTCGACCCGAACGGGGCGTGGTCGCTCGAGGAGGCGATCCGCCTGTGCAGGGGCCGGGGCGACGTGCTCGCCTACGCGGAGGATCCCTGCGGGGCCGAGAACGGCTTCTCCGGCCGCGAGGTCATGGCCGAGTTCCGCCGCGCCACCGGGCTGCCCACCGCCACCAACATGATCGCGACCGACTGGCGCCAGATGGTGCACGCGCTCCAGCTCGGCGCCGTCGACATTCCCCTGGCCGACCCGCATTTCTGGACGCTGGCCGGGGCGGTGCGCGTCGCCCAGACCTGCCGCGACCACGGCCTCACCTGGGGCTCGCACTCGAACAACCACTTCGATGTGTCGCTGGCCATGTTCACCCACGCCGCCGCGGCCGCGCCCGGCAAGGTCACGGCGATCGACACGCACTGGATCTGGCAGGACGGCCAGCGCCTGACCCGGGAGCCGCCGGAGATCCGCGGCGGCCTGGTGCGGGTGCCGGAGCGGCCGGGCCTCGGCGTCGCGCTCGACTGGGAGGCGGTCGAGGCGGCCCACGCCCTCTACGAGCGCCACGGGCTCGGCGCCCGCGACGACGCCGCGGCGATGCAGTTCCTGATTCCCGGCTGGACCTTCGATCCCAAGACACCCTGCCTCGTGCGCTGA